The genome window TCCGGACGTCCTCCAGCTCGTCGAAGCCCGTGAATCTGCGCGCAAAGCTCGTAACTGGAAGGAAGCGGACGAGCTGCGCGGGCGCCTGCTGGAGAAGGGCGTACTGGTGGAAGACAGCTCCTCGGGACCTCGGCTGAAGCGCCGGTCCTGATTCGAAAGCAGCGTTGCCCACCGACGCTGCTCGAGTGCCCGGAAGTGCCGGACCGCGCCGGTCATTCCCTTGGGGCTCGATGCCCAGGGATTGCAAAAAGCTGTTGACCCCAGGGCCTTGGCAGTCTTGACTCTATCCAGGCCCGGGTGGCAACAGCTCTGTCGTCGGGGACTCTTCCCCGCCCCTTCATCCCCAACGACAGAGTCTGGAGCATGTTCCTGGTGCTCAGGATCTCGACCGTCCCAAGCGCCGATCGAAGCAGTGCAGTTATCTGGGGGAGAAGAGTTCTGGATATGCACGGAATGAAGAAGAACTGGTTGAGCCTCTCACTGCTGTTGTTCGCTCTGGCGACCCCGATCAACGCCAAAGCGGATTACTACTGGCAATCGAATCCAGGGGGAGTCACGGGCGGTGATGACGGAGGTGGCGACCCCGGAGGGGATCCGGATGGTCCTTTCGGTTCGAGAATGGCTCCCGGACAGCGCTCCGGCGGCACCGGTGGTAATGACAGCAGGTACCAAGTGAACCGGCCTCTGGGTTCGGACACCTGGTTGTTGAGGCGATACCTGACGCTGTTGTCGGGTCTGCGCAGCTTCTACCTGCGCTTCTAGACTCGGGGATCCGGCGTACGCCGAACCCTGGCGTACGCCGGAACATACGGAGAGCTGCGAGTGCCGAGCTTCGACCCTCGTCGCATCGCGGATCTCGAGGAACGGTTGGCCACCCCCCCGGCCGTGGGGGGCGAGACCGTGCCCGAACTCGAGATGCTTGCGGATATCTACCTTCAGGCCGACAGCTACGTGCCGGCCCTGGAGACCATTCAACGACTCTTGGGGCTGCCCCAGGCTTCGTCGCTGTCGCCGTCGCGGCGCGCGGCGTTCGAAGTCAAAGCGGTCGAATGCCGCATCGCGCAGGGCGACAACGCGGCGGCGGTGGCCCATTGCCGGGAAATCATGACGTACGAGCACGAGATCGAGTCGCTCTCGGTCCGTGCGCTCCTGCATCTCAGGGCGGCTAAGGCTCTGAACCAGCTGGCGCGGTTCGATGAATGCCGCGAGCAGGCGGAGGAGGGGCTCGCTCTGGCCGACAAGGCCCAGGACGTTGGTCTCTCCGCCCTGGCCTTGAATGCGCTGGGACGCGTCGCCTATCGAGAGGGCGACCTCATGCGCGCCCGAGACTTCTACGAGCAGGCGCTGGTGCTCTACCGGCGTCTCGGCGACGAGCAGATGTGCGCGGGCTGCCGCAACAACCTCGGGCTCATCCACAAGAACCTTTGCGAGTGGGATGCCGCGATCGGACACTTCCGCGGGGCGCTGGAGTGCTTCCGCCGCCTCGGCCACTTCACCCATACGGGTCTCCCGCTGCTGAACCTGGGCATCGTGTATCAGAAGCGAGGCGACTGGGATCGCGCACTCGACTATTACCAGCAGTCCGAACGCGTCTACCTGCAGATCGGCGAGAGCTTCGGTCTGGCTCGCGTCGCGATCGGCATCGGCAACATCGCGCGACTGAAGCGCCGCTTCACCGAGGCCGAGACGACTCTTCTCGGCGCCCTCGACCGCGCGCGCGCCCACGATGCGCGCCGCGAGGAAGTGCTGGCGCTGGAGTTCCTGGGCGAGCTCGACTACGACCGTGGCCGGCCGGAAGTTGCGCTTCGCCGCTACGACGAAGCGCTGGTCCTGGCCGAGCGCGTGGCTCCCGAAGGGGACCTGGTCGTCGAGCTCGAACGGCGACGCGCCGAAGCTCTGTGCGCACTCGGCCGGCTCGACGATGCCAGCCTCGCGTGCGACCGGGCTTCTCGTCAGGCGCGCCTGACCGATGATCGCCTGGAGCACGCCGTGGCGCATCGTGTGAACGGTGACATCGCCTGGGCTCGGGGACAGCAATCCGACGCGCTTCAGCTCTGGTCCATCGCCGCCAGTCTTCTTGCCGAATGCCACGAGCGCTACGAGCTCGGGCGCACGCTTCTGTCGATGTCGCGAGCCGCCCAGGATCCGCGAGAAGCCAGGCGCCACCTGTACCGCGCGAGTGCTCTTTTCTCCGAGCTTCCGACCGCTCACTGGCTCGATCAGGCGGAGAGCGAGCTGCAGCGTTACCTCACCGACCAGCGGCCACCCGAGCGTCCGTCATCGCCGATTGGCCGCCGGCTCCGGGCCCCCGGTCTCGTGGCCTGCTCGTTGCCCATGCAGCGCGCCGAGGCCCTGGCGCGTCGCGCCGCCGCCACCGAGCTGTCGGTGCTGATCACCGGCGAGACCGGAACCGGAAAGGAGCTGATCGCGCGCACCATTCACACGCTCTCGACGCGAGCGCGGGGGCCCTTCCTGGCGATCAACTGCGGAGCGCTGCGCGCCGATCTCGCGCTCTCTCAGCTCTTCGGCCACCGCAAGGG of Candidatus Eisenbacteria bacterium contains these proteins:
- a CDS encoding sigma 54-interacting transcriptional regulator; protein product: MPSFDPRRIADLEERLATPPAVGGETVPELEMLADIYLQADSYVPALETIQRLLGLPQASSLSPSRRAAFEVKAVECRIAQGDNAAAVAHCREIMTYEHEIESLSVRALLHLRAAKALNQLARFDECREQAEEGLALADKAQDVGLSALALNALGRVAYREGDLMRARDFYEQALVLYRRLGDEQMCAGCRNNLGLIHKNLCEWDAAIGHFRGALECFRRLGHFTHTGLPLLNLGIVYQKRGDWDRALDYYQQSERVYLQIGESFGLARVAIGIGNIARLKRRFTEAETTLLGALDRARAHDARREEVLALEFLGELDYDRGRPEVALRRYDEALVLAERVAPEGDLVVELERRRAEALCALGRLDDASLACDRASRQARLTDDRLEHAVAHRVNGDIAWARGQQSDALQLWSIAASLLAECHERYELGRTLLSMSRAAQDPREARRHLYRASALFSELPTAHWLDQAESELQRYLTDQRPPERPSSPIGRRLRAPGLVACSLPMQRAEALARRAAATELSVLITGETGTGKELIARTIHTLSTRARGPFLAINCGALRADLALSQLFGHRKGAFTGAHAEGLGLVHAANNGTLFLDEVGDLPSDVQVTLLRFLESGEFLRLGETQVQRADVRVLAATNRELRDAVERGGFRRDLLFRLNEVEITLPALRDRQEDIVPLARHFLSFYAGLEGPKLSRDAEAVLGSYAWPGNVRELENVMRRVAALHASTSLVDSESLLPFLGGASTPMAPSLDSAVDERGRILMALEEVGGNKSRLAKMLGVSRKTLYARIKKLNISLE